In Danaus plexippus chromosome 14, MEX_DaPlex, whole genome shotgun sequence, a single genomic region encodes these proteins:
- the LOC116769723 gene encoding uncharacterized protein LOC116769723, whose translation MWLTLSKMMLLFLTTALIAYSGSALTSEDSCDPKDLKLCVDATPRTQVGLPRNKEELDKHCLAYHTGMACMDAWIKRCLPTDGQKIVQQQIGGARLLMRYLCTNGTGLRNDFLKEPSCWLLVSSDWSRCVDELQLAAREISERSHHIVFFNKNTELCCARDAFVSCVSRAGRVCSASSAALLRRMSWVLAQDIAACSQQPRVVCSAPQQQGLTFLAALSGVLLCPLAL comes from the exons ATAGTGGCAGTGCTCTAACAAGCGAGGATAGTTGCGATCCTAAAGATCTGAAGCTGTGTGTTGACGCTACACCACGAACTCAAGTTGGTCTCCCTCGAAACAAAGAAGAGCTGGATAAGCACTGTCT GGCATATCATACTGGTATGGCTTGCATGGATGCGTGGATAAAACGTTGTCTGCCAACGGACGGGCAGAAGATAGTTCAACAGCAAATTGGGGGTGCACGACTACTCATGCGTTATTTATGCACAAATGGAACAGGCTTACGAAATG ACTTCCTGAAGGAGCCATCATGTTGGTTGCTGGTGTCGTCAGACTGGTCACGATGTGTAGACGAGCTGCAATTAGCTGCAAGAGAGATTTCAGAGCGCTCCCACCACATAGTTTTCTTCAACAAGAATACTGAGCTGTGCTG CGCTCGCGATGCCTTCGTGTCGTGTGTGAGTCGTGCAGGGCGAGTTTGTTCGGCTTCATCAGCCGCATTGTTGCGCCGCATGTCGTGGGTGCTGGCGCAGGACATAGCTGCTTGCAGTCAACAACCGCGAGTGGTATGCAGTGCTCCACAACAGCAAGGCCTTACATTCCTTGCTGCTCTCTCTGGCGTACTACTGTGCCCTCTGGCCCTATAA